From a region of the Bdellovibrionota bacterium genome:
- the ftsY gene encoding signal recognition particle-docking protein FtsY, whose protein sequence is MFGKTADGWRSKLKTLLSRASGEKFPKEELEALLYEADLPASLVARLANAAAPIGLRTRENVTEKLVQEVVKALAEQYLPPRPLPRPGAILLLGVNGSGKTTVAGKLAKKFRDQEIPVVLAAADTFRAGAIEQLRLWGTRVGAEVIAQKEGADPGAVVFDAWQKAVSQNAMLIADTAGRLHTKQPLLEELKKVVRILGKDGRGAPHECYLVLDGTTGQNAISQAKEFMKAVPVTGLIVTKLDGTARGGSMVAASLELSQPIRYIGVGEKPGDLLDFDAATFARELFRV, encoded by the coding sequence ATGTTTGGCAAAACTGCGGACGGCTGGCGCAGTAAGCTCAAGACACTCTTGTCTCGCGCCTCCGGTGAGAAATTCCCCAAGGAAGAATTGGAAGCGCTTCTTTATGAAGCCGACCTGCCCGCGTCGCTGGTCGCTCGCCTTGCGAATGCGGCTGCACCCATCGGGCTTCGCACGCGCGAGAATGTGACGGAAAAACTCGTTCAAGAGGTTGTCAAAGCGCTTGCGGAACAATATCTGCCGCCCCGTCCATTGCCCAGGCCCGGAGCCATTTTGCTGTTGGGCGTGAATGGCTCGGGGAAGACCACCGTCGCCGGAAAGTTGGCGAAGAAATTTCGCGATCAGGAGATCCCGGTGGTTCTCGCCGCCGCGGATACCTTCCGCGCAGGCGCGATCGAGCAGCTGCGGTTGTGGGGAACGCGCGTAGGCGCGGAAGTCATCGCCCAGAAAGAGGGCGCGGATCCCGGCGCCGTGGTTTTCGACGCCTGGCAGAAGGCGGTAAGTCAAAACGCCATGCTGATCGCCGACACCGCCGGACGGCTTCACACCAAACAACCGCTGCTCGAAGAGCTCAAAAAAGTCGTCCGCATCCTCGGAAAAGACGGCCGGGGTGCGCCGCACGAATGCTATTTGGTGCTGGACGGCACGACCGGACAAAACGCCATATCGCAGGCCAAAGAATTCATGAAAGCCGTGCCAGTGACGGGTCTCATCGTGACCAAACTCGATGGAACCGCCAGAGGCGGTTCCATGGTGGCCGCCTCGCTGGAGTTGTCTCAACCGATTCGCTACATTGGAGTCGGAGAGAAACCGGGCGATCTTCTGGACTTTGACGCAGCCACGTTTGCCCGCGAACTTTTTCGCGTATGA
- a CDS encoding putative molybdenum carrier protein has translation MPLTIWSGGQTGVDRAAWDAAIRLHLPQFGWVPKGKIAEDGTIPTRYRCRETKGTDYVERTERNLMDADATLILSFGPMGAGTQLTLELSRKHQRPHLWVDLDSMGMDEALEKGLQFLRERKPGTLNVAGPRGSYREDVYGRAKEYLTELFESYGVK, from the coding sequence TTGCCCCTGACAATCTGGAGCGGGGGCCAAACCGGCGTCGACCGTGCCGCGTGGGACGCGGCGATTCGACTCCATCTTCCTCAATTTGGCTGGGTACCGAAAGGGAAAATCGCCGAGGATGGAACCATTCCAACACGCTACCGTTGCCGGGAGACGAAAGGGACCGACTACGTCGAGCGGACCGAACGAAATTTGATGGACGCCGACGCCACGTTGATATTGAGCTTTGGTCCAATGGGCGCCGGCACGCAGCTTACGCTCGAACTAAGCCGAAAACATCAGCGGCCGCATCTTTGGGTCGATCTTGATTCGATGGGTATGGACGAGGCATTGGAAAAGGGGCTCCAGTTCCTAAGAGAGCGGAAACCGGGAACGCTCAATGTCGCCGGGCCGAGGGGAAGCTATCGCGAAGACGTTTATGGAAGGGCGAAGGAGTACCTGACGGAACTTTTCGAGAGCTATGGCGTGAAGTGA
- a CDS encoding DUF503 domain-containing protein codes for MIVGILRLKLFLANSHSLKDKRQVLLKIKDKVQHHFNASIAEVGDNDTWQSAVLGVSVVGNEAGLVQSMLDKIERMIEELYVAQIVSRDRDVYYAKDHFTP; via the coding sequence ATGATCGTCGGCATTCTCCGGCTCAAACTCTTTTTGGCCAATAGCCATTCGCTCAAAGACAAACGGCAGGTTCTGCTCAAGATCAAAGACAAAGTCCAGCACCACTTCAACGCCTCGATCGCCGAGGTAGGCGACAACGACACGTGGCAAAGCGCTGTGCTGGGTGTTTCGGTCGTGGGGAACGAGGCGGGACTTGTCCAGAGCATGTTGGATAAGATTGAACGGATGATCGAAGAGCTATACGTGGCCCAGATCGTCAGCCGCGACCGCGACGTCTACTACGCCAAGGATCACTTCACGCCATAG
- a CDS encoding HAMP domain-containing sensor histidine kinase, whose product MASVRNLLILCCLGGGLLLSSNVLQKALTTVQMPFAGILPFHNLFIGAFTQPEWKGGALALTYHDRVLSVDGGPLSSADDWQRLLREKGAPLGAVQTQISHGKSPLEVSLPISPLPARDVFRIFTPLFATGLAFWLIGMIAALVYPAPAGLVAFLAYCFSTAIYFLTAYDFHTTYELRYLLLAAFSVLPASVLHLCLAFPRPWSSPGRRFVPSIFYGISALLALPYLYYFDRDPVRWKIFEYILFLYLSLAYVVWLGATAWRAFYDRMEEVRRQCRLMLIPLLPGFGAIFAGVWLVFMFDVPIPLHWMAPLSALFPVAVAFAMFRANLFLVDRLEAQVQERTAELRKAQAELTEATKLAAVGQLAAGTAHEIGNAMNVVLSNLPVLKKYGDSLVSLVESQGDSSKLDELKRKADYEFLRQDLPELLSNLTKGAEHTVNIVSDLKAFAKPPASEKTLLNVGQVLASVLRLLRAQTGEGIKIKTDFQPVPDLVGAPGPIHQLFLNLLLNAIQAIEGEGTIDMTVTTNGREVVTTIADSGKGISKEQLSRVIEPFYTTKPGGTGLGLSVCHGIVTAHGGKLTIASEPNRGTMVTVTLPISPPDAS is encoded by the coding sequence ATGGCGTCAGTCCGAAACCTGCTGATCCTTTGCTGCCTTGGGGGCGGCCTGCTTCTTTCGAGCAATGTTCTTCAAAAAGCCCTCACGACGGTTCAAATGCCATTCGCTGGAATTCTGCCGTTCCATAATCTCTTCATCGGCGCCTTCACTCAACCGGAGTGGAAAGGTGGCGCCCTGGCGCTCACGTACCACGACCGCGTTCTTTCGGTCGACGGCGGCCCTCTTTCAAGCGCCGACGATTGGCAAAGACTCCTCCGCGAAAAAGGTGCTCCATTGGGAGCGGTACAAACGCAAATCTCGCACGGGAAAAGTCCGTTGGAAGTTTCTTTACCGATCTCTCCTCTGCCCGCTCGCGACGTCTTTCGGATTTTCACCCCTCTGTTCGCCACGGGATTGGCGTTTTGGCTGATCGGCATGATCGCCGCGCTCGTCTATCCGGCGCCCGCCGGCCTTGTTGCGTTCTTGGCCTATTGCTTCTCCACGGCCATATACTTTCTGACCGCTTACGATTTTCACACCACATATGAACTGAGATATTTACTCTTGGCGGCGTTTTCGGTCCTCCCCGCCAGCGTTCTACACTTGTGTCTCGCCTTTCCTCGACCATGGAGTTCTCCCGGCCGCCGATTTGTCCCGTCCATCTTCTACGGTATTTCCGCGCTGCTGGCCCTGCCCTATCTCTATTATTTCGACCGAGACCCCGTTCGGTGGAAGATCTTTGAGTACATTCTCTTTCTCTACCTTTCCTTAGCTTACGTCGTGTGGCTGGGGGCAACGGCGTGGCGGGCATTTTACGATCGAATGGAAGAGGTTCGCCGACAGTGCCGGCTGATGTTGATCCCTCTTCTTCCCGGTTTCGGCGCCATTTTCGCGGGTGTCTGGCTCGTTTTTATGTTCGACGTCCCGATTCCTTTGCATTGGATGGCTCCCCTGAGCGCCCTCTTTCCCGTCGCCGTGGCATTCGCCATGTTCCGGGCGAATCTCTTTCTCGTGGATCGATTGGAAGCCCAAGTGCAAGAACGAACGGCGGAACTTCGAAAGGCGCAAGCGGAACTTACGGAAGCCACCAAGCTCGCAGCCGTGGGGCAATTGGCGGCGGGCACGGCGCACGAGATCGGCAACGCCATGAACGTCGTTCTGTCGAATCTCCCAGTCCTCAAGAAATACGGAGATTCCCTCGTCTCCCTCGTGGAGTCCCAGGGAGATTCCTCGAAGCTGGATGAGTTAAAGCGAAAAGCCGATTACGAGTTTCTTCGACAGGATCTTCCGGAGCTTCTTTCGAACCTCACGAAAGGCGCGGAGCATACGGTCAATATCGTCTCAGACTTGAAGGCCTTTGCGAAACCTCCTGCGTCCGAAAAGACGCTTCTTAACGTGGGTCAGGTTTTAGCTTCCGTGCTCCGACTCTTACGTGCCCAGACCGGAGAGGGGATCAAAATCAAAACCGATTTTCAACCGGTACCCGATCTGGTAGGCGCGCCGGGGCCGATCCATCAACTGTTTCTGAATCTACTTCTGAACGCTATCCAAGCCATCGAAGGCGAGGGAACCATCGATATGACGGTGACCACAAACGGCCGGGAGGTCGTGACGACGATCGCCGATTCCGGAAAGGGCATTTCGAAGGAGCAACTCTCCCGTGTGATCGAGCCGTTTTACACGACGAAGCCGGGGGGCACGGGATTGGGATTGAGCGTCTGCCACGGAATCGTGACGGCGCACGGAGGAAAGCTGACCATTGCCAGTGAACCGAACCGAGGTACCATGGTTACGGTGACACTGCCGATCTCTCCTCCGGACGCCTCATGA
- a CDS encoding sigma-54 dependent transcriptional regulator: MSRILIVDDDAELRRSLCTALSDPHEVDEAEDGLGAMEKVRAGGVHLVILDMDMPRMGGMDTLRAIKKHDPRTIVLILTAYSTIQDAVAATREGAYNYLQKPIRHADIRDMVERALKAHDLVAQVAYSAPIFTDETGTKLSSRSGGMQKVFTLIEKLANVDTAVLLRGESGTGKEVVARAIHFNSLRKDGRFVAVNCSAIPETLIESELFGHEKGAFTGADQRKIGKFQFADSGTIFLDEIGDISPSMQVKLLRVLQEKCFMPVGSNREVEANVRVIAATNRNLEEMMKAGTFREDLYYRLNVLPIYLPPLRERVEDIEMLVQHFVRKFNVAHKKEIQGIDAPALARLKTHSWPGNIRELENVIEHTFVLESGKVITEFSLPESLRPVEGMAADVSPVPVSAPSADGSAAEELDFPSFKERYERDFIVRALRRFNGKINQTSAHTNIPKKTLLRKIEKYKINTEEFKTR; encoded by the coding sequence GTGAGCCGTATTCTAATCGTGGATGATGACGCCGAATTGCGGCGATCGCTCTGTACCGCCCTCTCCGATCCTCACGAAGTGGACGAGGCCGAAGACGGCCTGGGAGCCATGGAAAAAGTGCGTGCCGGAGGCGTACACCTCGTTATCCTCGACATGGACATGCCCCGAATGGGAGGCATGGACACCCTTCGAGCAATCAAAAAGCACGACCCCCGGACCATTGTTCTAATTCTTACCGCGTATTCGACCATTCAAGACGCCGTCGCCGCGACGCGGGAAGGGGCCTATAACTACCTTCAAAAACCGATCCGCCACGCCGATATCCGAGACATGGTGGAGCGGGCGCTCAAGGCCCACGACCTGGTCGCTCAAGTGGCGTATTCCGCGCCGATTTTCACGGATGAGACCGGAACAAAACTCTCCAGTCGAAGCGGCGGCATGCAGAAAGTTTTTACACTGATCGAGAAGTTGGCCAACGTCGACACGGCCGTTTTGCTCCGGGGCGAGAGCGGAACCGGCAAGGAAGTGGTCGCCCGCGCCATTCATTTCAACAGCCTTCGAAAAGACGGACGGTTCGTAGCCGTTAACTGCAGTGCGATTCCCGAAACGCTGATTGAAAGCGAACTCTTCGGCCATGAAAAGGGCGCATTCACCGGCGCCGACCAGAGAAAGATCGGCAAGTTTCAGTTCGCCGACAGCGGAACGATTTTTCTCGACGAGATCGGCGACATTTCTCCTTCGATGCAGGTCAAACTTCTGCGCGTTCTTCAGGAAAAATGCTTTATGCCGGTCGGATCCAATCGAGAGGTGGAAGCCAACGTCCGCGTGATCGCGGCCACCAACCGGAATCTCGAGGAGATGATGAAGGCGGGTACGTTCCGTGAGGATCTCTATTATCGCCTCAACGTCCTCCCGATCTACCTTCCTCCCTTGCGAGAGCGGGTCGAAGACATCGAAATGCTGGTCCAGCATTTCGTTCGGAAATTCAACGTCGCACACAAAAAGGAGATCCAAGGCATCGATGCCCCGGCACTCGCCCGCCTCAAGACCCACTCTTGGCCGGGAAATATCCGCGAACTCGAGAATGTCATTGAACATACTTTTGTTCTGGAATCCGGAAAGGTGATCACCGAATTTTCGTTGCCGGAATCTCTCCGCCCCGTCGAAGGGATGGCCGCCGATGTTTCGCCCGTTCCCGTCAGCGCACCGAGCGCCGATGGATCGGCCGCGGAGGAACTCGATTTCCCTTCGTTTAAAGAGAGATACGAGCGAGACTTCATCGTTCGAGCGTTGCGGCGGTTTAACGGAAAGATCAATCAGACCAGCGCGCATACGAATATCCCGAAAAAGACGCTTTTGCGGAAGATCGAAAAGTACAAGATCAACACCGAAGAATTTAAGACACGCTGA
- a CDS encoding KH domain-containing protein — translation MKELVEMIAKALVDNSDAVQVEEAQGTYTCVVKLRVAKEDIGKVIGKKGANANAIRTILDAAGGKQNRRYVLEILE, via the coding sequence ATGAAAGAACTCGTTGAGATGATTGCCAAAGCGCTTGTGGATAACTCGGACGCAGTCCAGGTCGAGGAGGCCCAAGGGACTTACACGTGTGTCGTAAAGCTCCGTGTGGCGAAAGAAGACATCGGAAAAGTAATTGGGAAGAAGGGGGCGAACGCAAACGCCATCCGAACCATTCTGGACGCCGCCGGCGGAAAGCAGAACCGCCGGTATGTTCTTGAGATTCTCGAGTAA
- a CDS encoding sigma-54 dependent transcriptional regulator has translation MTPRKFLYVDDSLENLATLRRVLRGKYDVETETTGSAALSRLEGGEFALIVADQRMPEMTGVEFLKKALKKNPDRVGILLTAYTDLGPLVEGVNAGVIYRYLTKPWREPDLIQAIAQAFERYDLVIENRRLLAELERDNRYLKEEIAEQYDFSEIAGAAQGLKGVVAMISKVAPTSSSVLIRGESGVGKELVARAIHAAGPRREKPFVRVNCGSLAEGLLESELFGHEKGAFTGAVGRRIGRFEAADGGTLFLDEIGDISPKLQVNLLRILQEKEFERVGGNETIRVDVRVIAATHRDLEKMSKDGTFREDLYYRMNVFPIRVPPLRERMGDLTELTGRLLARAARNTGIPAKALSKSAMEKLKSYDWPGNVRELENVLERALILASADTIAPEDLVLGPGIDETVQAADASDLTKEQLEEAISVCGGNKVQAARKLGIKRPTLYYHLKRFGMN, from the coding sequence ATGACGCCGCGAAAGTTTCTTTACGTCGACGACAGTCTCGAAAATCTCGCCACGCTACGGCGCGTTTTGCGGGGCAAATATGATGTGGAGACCGAAACCACCGGTTCCGCCGCGCTTTCACGCCTGGAGGGCGGGGAGTTTGCATTAATCGTCGCCGATCAGAGGATGCCGGAGATGACCGGCGTTGAGTTTCTCAAGAAAGCGCTCAAAAAAAATCCCGACCGAGTGGGAATCCTTCTCACCGCCTACACCGACCTAGGTCCGCTGGTGGAGGGTGTGAACGCCGGGGTGATTTATCGTTACCTCACAAAACCGTGGCGCGAGCCAGACCTTATCCAAGCAATCGCTCAGGCTTTCGAACGATACGACCTGGTGATTGAAAACCGCCGTCTGCTCGCCGAGTTGGAAAGAGACAATCGCTATCTAAAAGAAGAGATCGCGGAACAGTACGACTTTTCTGAAATCGCGGGCGCCGCCCAGGGCCTAAAAGGCGTGGTGGCAATGATCTCTAAAGTCGCTCCTACGAGTTCCAGCGTTCTCATTCGCGGCGAGAGCGGCGTCGGCAAAGAACTGGTCGCTCGGGCGATTCATGCGGCCGGTCCACGGAGGGAAAAGCCGTTCGTTCGCGTGAACTGCGGATCGCTGGCCGAAGGACTTTTGGAAAGTGAACTGTTCGGCCATGAAAAAGGCGCGTTTACGGGCGCAGTCGGTCGACGAATCGGACGTTTTGAGGCGGCGGATGGAGGAACCCTCTTTCTCGATGAAATCGGCGATATCTCGCCCAAGCTTCAGGTGAACCTTCTTCGTATCCTTCAAGAAAAAGAGTTTGAGCGCGTTGGAGGGAACGAAACAATTCGGGTTGATGTTCGCGTGATCGCGGCGACGCACCGGGATTTGGAGAAAATGTCGAAGGACGGGACGTTCCGGGAGGATCTTTATTACCGGATGAATGTGTTTCCCATCCGGGTCCCTCCCCTGCGCGAGCGAATGGGCGATCTAACCGAGCTGACCGGCCGTCTCCTGGCGCGTGCGGCCCGAAATACCGGGATTCCAGCAAAGGCACTCTCCAAGAGTGCGATGGAAAAACTGAAAAGTTACGACTGGCCCGGAAACGTGCGCGAGCTTGAAAACGTTCTCGAACGGGCCTTGATCCTAGCCTCCGCCGATACGATCGCACCCGAAGATTTGGTCCTGGGACCCGGAATCGATGAGACCGTCCAGGCGGCCGATGCCTCCGACCTGACGAAAGAGCAGTTGGAGGAAGCCATTTCCGTGTGCGGCGGCAACAAAGTTCAGGCGGCTCGAAAGCTCGGAATCAAACGGCCGACGCTCTACTACCATCTCAAACGATTCGGCATGAATTGA